The following DNA comes from Rhinolophus sinicus isolate RSC01 linkage group LG06, ASM3656204v1, whole genome shotgun sequence.
CAAGTCCCTGCCCAGCAGCCCCTCTCCAGGTGCCCTCTGTCCTGTCCTGCAGCTCACGCCTGCGAGGGACATTCTGCCCCAGTGTGATTCTGTGCATCAACCTCTTGgtgaacattttgaaaaagtttttgtaaaaataagaaggaaaaagaaaaagctcttcGTAAATGGTGTGACCCGGCCTGAGTGGGCTCAGGGGCCAAGGCCTCTGCTCAGCAGGGAGCCACAAAGACACGCCTGTCCCCAAGACAGAGATGGGCCTTGTTCGTGGGACTTTTGCTGTGCAcagctgggcacagagcaggtgctggaggggcagctccaCCCTCATCCAGTGTGATGACCCCTCTGCCCACAGTCTGCCCCGCCGTAGCCCCGCCTCTACTAGGGCTAGTAGCACCACCTCCCTCTTCCATGCGTGACTGGTCTGGAGTAGGAGGTGGTGAATCAGACCAAATTGCGTTTGAACCCAGCCCTTCCCCAGCTCTGGGACTCTGCACAGGTGGCCCCTCCTTCTGTGCCTTATTTTTGGTCCAAGCTTACCTTACAGGCCCTGAGGTCACCAGGACGTCAGGGAGGGTGGCCCTCAGTCACCCCTTAATCTGGGGGCCCTGGATAGTGACGCCCTCAGGTTGAAAGCAGAGTGGCTCCTCACCCCTACTCTGTGGGCTCTAGGGGGTGGGGTTCCAGGAGATGGTGGGGAGCCCCTTCTGGGAGCCCAGAAGCCTGAGCAGACGGGGGTTGGGGGGGTTGGGCAGGGTACCTCGCAGTCAGCAGCTCCTGGGTAGTGGGACCTGGCCTGGGGCCCGGCGCCTAGGGGCCTAGGCCTCCTCCAGTTGTCTAGGAAGCATAGAGTGGACGGAGGGGCTAGAGCAGATGGTGGCCTGTAgagcggggtgggtgggggaaggaggagggagcaggtgtAGGTTCTGGGGCTCTGAAGAGGTGACTCCAAAGCCCAGACCACCCTGGCCGCTGGCTCTAGTTTGGGCATTCCGGGGGGGGGCCAACAGAGGCCCCCCAGAGCGGGTGGAGCCAGGGATGCCCATTCCCCACTCAGGGAGGGGCTCAGCTGAATAGGGCGGATGGGGGTGGTCGTGTCCGGGTTCCTGTGACCTGGTGGTTCTGGACTAGGGAGATCTATAGTTTCCAGAGGAAAGGACAtcacccccatccctcccctttcctctgggACCCCATCACCCTCTCTGTGGGGTCCTGCCTGGGCTCAGGAGGGCACACCTTCTTTTCTGCCCAGTGGGTGAGGGCAGGACCTTTCTTTCCTGGGAAGATGAAGTCCTGGCAGTCAAGTTTCAGTGGCGGCCCAGACGGCACCAGATACCTCTGCTCCCCTTGACTCCCCAGATGTGCTGGACAGATTTGGCTGGGTGTGGCCTGTACCAGCTAAGTGGGGCTTTCCAGGCGTGGGGACTGGGCCTGGCTTGGTGGGCCACCATCTGAGGGATAGCCCTCCCAACCCAGCCCCGCCAGGCCCAACCTTCCCGAGCTCCCAGTCCAACCGGCAGAGACCCCAAGACTGGGCCCTTGGGACACCCTGTCCCACGGTTGGTCCACTGTCTGCTTTGGGGACTCAGCCAGGTGCCAGGGCGCCCCCTGGCCGCCACGCACCGCAGTCACAGAGCCGCCAGCAGAGGGCGCCAGAGAACTCCTCCAAGGGTGGAGCACTGGCCAGGTGGTCAGGGGTCTATGAGGTGCCAAGTTCAGCTGTCTGCATGCCCAGGGACCACTCCGCGCCTGCCCTAACATCATCCCAGCTGACTGTCAGCCGGATCCCCATCAGTCCCATACACTCTTCTCGGGCGtctccctgccccttctctcACCGCATTCTCAGCTAAGTTCTCCAAATCCAGTTTTGGCGTTGCCCTCTGACTCATGCCCCCTCCCTGCCGTAAGCTTGGCAGAACTGGCTCCCCACCGCTCCCACTCGTCTTGGGTGACAATCTTCAGGCTTTCTGGACATTTGGCCTGGGCAGGGCCCTTCTCAACCCCTCACCTTTCAGGGATGTCCTCTGGACCCTCTCACATGGGTGTAGAGGGGTGGGTCTCCCAGGGTCAGGGGTGAGCGGACTTACTTGGGACTTCCATTACCCAGTCTGGCCACAGCCTGCCCTTGCCTGATAACTCTTACAAAGGGAGCAATTTCAGGGAGGCTCCAGGACCCCCAGCGGCCCCACACCCACCTCCAGGAGACAGACACGAGGCTGCTAGGGAACAATTGGTTTAATGTCATGGCTTTTGAGCCTGGCCACCTCTCAACTCTGGGGTGTGACCTGCAGAAGCCAGGGATCCAAGACTCACCCACCCCCTTATACAGCATGTAGGTGAGGCTGGCCTGAGCTTGGTCAGGGAAAGTTCCTTTCTTGGGCTCTGGAGAGAGTGGTGGGGGGCGGTGTGGGTAAAGGTGGGGTGCTGAGACCAGTACTTGGGTGTGTCTGGTTCATCCTCACTCCAAGTACGGCATGCACCCCCAGGCCACCCTCAAGAGCAGTGCACTGGGTGGGTGCTGGGGGCACCATCTGAGCAAGGGTCACCAGCCTGGTGGGAATAGAGCCCAGGGTGGCTGGGTAGCTGAAGTCTGCTGCCCTTTGGAGCCACAGCCCTTCCAGGGGTGTGGGGGTGCGGGTGGATGTGGATGTGAGCAGTCACGCAGGTGGGATGGGGCAGTCACAAGCGCCAGGGAACCCCATGTGGATGGGGCAGGCCAGAGAAAAAAGAGAGTTCTGTAGCCTCAGGAAGAGGTATGGGGAGAAgcagggaaggggctgggctAGGTCTGGACCAGCCATAGCTCTGGCCCTAGGGGGCAGGTGGGTAAGGAGCTGGCACCTAAGGTGGCAAGTTTGGCTGAGGTGGGCCGTGGGGCAGGTGGGTGAGTGTGGGCTGCGGCACGGCGGTGCCTGAGGACAGGTAAACGGACCCCCAGCCAGCACAACACTCCCTGTGTCCATGgtacaaaatacacacacatacaaaaataatactCCATGCACGGGGGTGGGCCCCGCAGAGCGGCCTGCAGCCACAGGCTTGGTGGGCCCACACCGCCAGGTCTAGCTGTCTTCCTCCATCCTCCGCTGGTTCTTGGAATGAAACTTGTTCATGAGTTCTTCCAGCTCCGACCCACCTTGCTGCTTCTAGGGACGGGAATGGGGCGGTCTCAGCCTAGGGGACCCGCAGGTCAGGGTCCCAGAGCAGGTCGGGGGAGGAAGGCCCAGAGGGCGGGGCACGGGCTCACCTCCAGGACGGCCTTCTGCACGGTGAGCTGGCTGTACACGCGGATGCCTTCCTCCCCACACACCTTCTTCAGCTCCTCTTTGTTCAACGAGAAGAGTTGGGGCCCGGTCAGGATGCCCAGATTGTCCACGATCCTGCAGGGTAGGCGGGGCGGGCGTGAGGGCGGGGCCCTGGCTGTGGGCGTGGCGGTCCCACCCACATCTGCCCACCTGCCCACAGGCTCACCGTGAACTGAAGGCCTTGGCTTCCAGCCAGGCGCGGACCTCCTCCGGGCCAGACTCGTAGGTGAGCGGCAGGTGCACGGGCTGGCTGCGCTCCACGCGGAAGTGCCGCTGCGGCGGCTGCGCCTTGATGTAGCTGATCTTCTTGATGAGTTCGTCATTGACCTCGTCCATTTGGTGGATGAGCTCTGCGGGGGGGCCCCAGTGGCTCAGGCCCTATCCCGCAACCCCAGGGCTCCCCCTCCCCTGGCGCAGGGCCCCGTGCCCCTCCGGGTGGCTCTGGGCACCCGTCCCCACTGCACATCCCTCACCATCTTTGTTTCCGGCAAAGGTTGGGGGCAGCTTGTGGGTGGGGCTGGTAGGACCCCAGTATTTCATACCAGCCTGCAGGGGTGTGGGGAAGAAGGGGGACGGGGAGGGGCCATCAGCCTCACTCGTCTTCCCTCCCATCAGGGTTGGAGTAAGGACAGTGTGAggcccccctccctcctcccaggaccTGTCCAGGCCCCCACTGGCCTGGGGGCCAGACCCCCAGAGCCCCCACACCAGCCCCTCCAGGCTCAGGGTGGGTGTTTCCCCGCCACTCAcagcacctgcccctccccccaggctcCTGGACAACCATGTGCGGGACAGAGCAGAGCCCCAACATCACCTGCTCCTGGGGGGCACCCAGGTCCTCGGGCCGGGTCTCAGCCAGGATGTTGTGGGGCACGTAGCCCGCCTGGCCACTGCGAGTGCGGAGCTTCCACCACTGGTGGCCATCTTCCAGCACCTGCGCATACACACCCTCCGGGGTCACCCCTGACCCACAGGTCCCAACCCCCTCTGTCCACAGGCAccagtgccaggtgctgggaCAACCAACCAGTGTGTGCCCGAGAGAGATCCGCTGTCTCTCCTTGAGCCTTCCCCCAGTCCTGTGGGGACAGTCACACAGCCCCAACCAGCCTTCCCTCCCACCAAAGGGGCCCGTGACCCCCAGCAGCTtcctgagaaagtgcctccagccaGGCTGTGGGTCTAGGTCACCCACTCCTAGCTCGCTCCACTTTCCTCCCTCAGTGGCCTGGATTCGGGGTTGGCATCACACAGAGATGATGCCTCAAGGGGGCTGCAGGGGTGGGCATGAGTGACAAGTTTTGGAGGGTCCCCAACTTggcacagcccagcccagctcaggaGCCCCTCCCTGTGTGCCCTCTGAGATCCCCAAGGGAGGATGGCCCCTCAGCCaggctctgggggtggggaagctgtGGATGTGCGTTGGAGCCCAGGGGTAGGGTCCTGGGGAAAAGGGTGGGACAGACATGCCAGGTCCCAGGGTTATGCAGCCCCGCGCCCCTGGGCAGCCCCTCCCGCTGGCCAACGCACCTCCAGGACCTCATCCTTGAGCACCGAGAGCTCATTGGCATTGCGGGCTGTGAAGTCGTAGAGGACCTTGACATACTTGGCCATGGCTGCTGTAGGTTCGTAGCCCCTGCGTCAAACAGGAGGGGCTGAGGCCCAGGGCTGGGCCAGGGTCTCCTcctggacctggggctgggctggtgggAGCAGCTTCCCAGATACTCAGCTGTCTCCCGGTCGGCTCTCCAAGGTTGCAGTAGAGCGAGGCTGCGGCTTGTCAGCCGGGAATGGAAACTGTGACAGCCCCAGAGCGGCTGGGGCCCGTGCACGGAGGTGGGGCAGTGCAGGCCCATGGGACGCAGGTGCCTGTAGGCACAGCAAGGCCTGCGCCAGCCCAGGCCACCTCAGGGGTCTCCAGACCTGGCCCCTCAGGGAAACCAGAGCCAGCCATGTACCCAAGAAGTGACAGGGTCACAGCTGTCACTGGGAAGCAGCTGACCAACAAGGGAGAGCCAGGCGTTGTGAGAGCTGCAGTCCTGTGAGCAGTGCGGACAGTGCAGGATGACACACAGCGGACAGCTACCGGTGGGCTGCAGGGCCACGTGGCAGAGGGCAGGCCTGTGGCTGCCGCCCAGCCCATCCCTCCCTCCGGGTCAGCCTGGCCCCTGGAGCAGCAGGGTGCTTCCCTCATCCAGGTGCAGGCCTCAGGACACTGGGGAGGCCAGAGGGCTGAGGCTGGGGTGCTCCCTGGGACCCTGGAAGTGGCTGTCAGGATGGGCCAGGGTGAACCAGCCAGGACAAAGgatgaaaatttttcttaaagtgtGGGCCCAGGCCACACTTTATGGATTCCGGGTCCCTCCCCCCTGAAACAAATCCTGGGGTCTGGCAGTGTTGCAAGCTCCCCAGGCAGAccctggggtgtgggggggtgttgagaacagaaaggaggaagggaggggaggaagcatAGGGACTGGCCAGGCCCTCGATCTGTGGAGATGTGTGGGGTGGGAGACAGTCTGTTCTAGCCCAGACCCTCTGGCTTGGAGACTGAGCCTAAATCAACCCAATGGGAGACAGGGATTGGTAAACCATTTAAGTGGTTTAGTAAATTTCTAACCATGACTCTACAATATAAATGTGGACACACAAAAAGAGATAACGTATGAGAATACTGAATTTATGGGTGGCTTTTCACATTTTCCCTTCAATTGTATATCATAAAATTAGAATGAAACCCTTGTTCCAGTTTGGAAAGCACTATTTTGAACTACATAAACAAGGTGTTTGCCGCCACCTGGTGGCAGCATACCCATATCAGAGCCTCTGTGTTTTGGGGAATGAGTGTCACACTCCCTCACTTTGAGGAGAGCTTACCTGTGAGCATGCGGAGAGCTGACTGGGGGGAGGACCTCTCCCAGGGGTGTGGGTTCAGATACAAGGCTGTGCTTCGGGGAGTTTCGAAAGGATGGACGGCTTGCTGGAGCGGGCTGTGGGGAAAGTGGGCCTCCTTAGtttggtgtggggtgggggccaggccAGGAGGGGGGAGCAGACTGTTTAAACTGTGAAGGCAGCGGGGGGCCATGGAGGGGCCCTCTGGTGGCCCGTGGGTTGGGCGGTGAGTGCTCTCACCTCATCACTAGAGGCTGCCGCCAGCCCCTCCACTTCCCAGGGAGCCTCCTGCAGCACGTCCAGGGGTGGCTCCCAGCCGCTGTGGAATCTGGGCACGTACACAGGCACCTGTGGCTCCCGCGGCCACTCGGAGCTAGAGTGGGAGTTTGGAGTGAGCCAGGTCCACCCAGAACCCCCAGACGCCCTGCGCTCCCCCCACGCCGACCTGAGCCCCTCCCCACGCCGACCTACGCCCCCTCCCCACGCCACTCTGCCCGACCAGTACCGTGGGCGTGTCCAGGTTTCCCCCAGTGACTCCCACAGCGCCATCTCCTTGGGAACTAGGTGGCCACGAAGGAAGCCCACGGCCTCTCGGGAGAGCAGGGGGCTGGAGACAGAGCTTGCGATATCCGGGCCACCACAGGTGCTCACGATCTGGGGCACAGTAGGGTTCAGAGGGGATCATGCCCGCAGgcccccaacaccaccaccaccaccacccagcccACTGCGCCCACGGCTCGAGGGGGACGCATGGCCCAGCTGGCAGCCCAAGGTGGGCACTTGCTTGCCCCGCCCTCAGCCAGAGGCAAGTCCCGCCCACTGCTCCGCCCATGCCTGCCGCCCACACCCGCCCACCCAGCCCAGGCACCAGGTCCAGAGGCCCGAAGAGGAAGTGCACGAGCTCAGCAGCGCTGGGGTTCTGGATGTGTTTCTGCAGCTTGGCCTGgagtggggggggtgggggaggcggggaATGAGCAGGTGGCAGACAGACCGGTGGGCGGGGGGCCCTCAAGGTCAGCACAGAGGATGCGCCGGGGACGGGGCGGGGCTGCTGGACTCACAAGCAGGTTGATGGCCAGCTTGGTTTTCTGGAAACAGTCAATAAACTGGGCCTCCGATGGGGGCCGCGCCCGCAGCGTGAGGACACCCTCTGCAATGTGGGGGCGGTCGCGTGAGCATGGCAAGCCTTGTCCCTGCGCCCAGTGGGTCTTGCCTTCAGTGTGATGCAGTCCACCTGCTCAGACTGGACCTTCCCCCAGCTCAGTGGCCACTCCGTTCCCCTACTCTGACCTCCACGCCCCCCACTCCTGTGAGCCCCCATCCACGCTCccctcctctgtgtccccatcGCCCCACTTCATGACCCCACTGTCCCGCCTCTGCTTTGTGTCCTCCCCCCtaccaacccctctccccccacccccgcacctgCCGggcctttcttccctttcttcttccccttcttgcGTTGGTTCAGCTGCTTGAAAGCCTCTGCCGCCTTCTGCAGCCGTGCCACGAACCACTCAATGTCGTCCAGGGCGCAGTTGAGGATTTGCTGGGATCAGAGCGGGACAGGGGTCAGCCAGGCACCCCCAC
Coding sequences within:
- the EPS8L2 gene encoding epidermal growth factor receptor kinase substrate 8-like protein 2 isoform X2, whose amino-acid sequence is MHETSQYHVQHLATFIMDKSEAIVSVDDAIRKLVQLSSKEKIWTQEMLLQVNDQALRLLDVESQEELENFPLPTVRHTQTVLNQLRYPSVLLLVCQDSEQNKPDIHFFYCDEVEAELVHEDIESALADCRLGKKMRPQTLKGHQEKLRQRQSVLPAPQGPAPIPFQRNNADTSPPKNRVGPPVPLSESSFRRQESLDEEPPRAVLAQKIEKETQILNCALDDIEWFVARLQKAAEAFKQLNQRKKGKKKGKKGPAEGVLTLRARPPSEAQFIDCFQKTKLAINLLAKLQKHIQNPSAAELVHFLFGPLDLIVSTCGGPDIASSVSSPLLSREAVGFLRGHLVPKEMALWESLGETWTRPRSEWPREPQVPVYVPRFHSGWEPPLDVLQEAPWEVEGLAAASSDEPAPASRPSFRNSPKHSLVSEPTPLGEVLPPVSSPHAHRGYEPTAAMAKYVKVLYDFTARNANELSVLKDEVLEVLEDGHQWWKLRTRSGQAGYVPHNILAETRPEDLGAPQEQAGMKYWGPTSPTHKLPPTFAGNKDELIHQMDEVNDELIKKISYIKAQPPQRHFRVERSQPVHLPLTYESGPEEVRAWLEAKAFSSRIVDNLGILTGPQLFSLNKEELKKVCGEEGIRVYSQLTVQKAVLEKQQGGSELEELMNKFHSKNQRRMEEDS
- the EPS8L2 gene encoding epidermal growth factor receptor kinase substrate 8-like protein 2 isoform X1 translates to MSQSVSCCPGAANGSLGRSDGVAKMSAKDLFEQRKKYSNSNVIMHETSQYHVQHLATFIMDKSEAIVSVDDAIRKLVQLSSKEKIWTQEMLLQVNDQALRLLDVESQEELENFPLPTVRHTQTVLNQLRYPSVLLLVCQDSEQNKPDIHFFYCDEVEAELVHEDIESALADCRLGKKMRPQTLKGHQEKLRQRQSVLPAPQGPAPIPFQRNNADTSPPKNRVGPPVPLSESSFRRQESLDEEPPRAVLAQKIEKETQILNCALDDIEWFVARLQKAAEAFKQLNQRKKGKKKGKKGPAEGVLTLRARPPSEAQFIDCFQKTKLAINLLAKLQKHIQNPSAAELVHFLFGPLDLIVSTCGGPDIASSVSSPLLSREAVGFLRGHLVPKEMALWESLGETWTRPRSEWPREPQVPVYVPRFHSGWEPPLDVLQEAPWEVEGLAAASSDEPAPASRPSFRNSPKHSLVSEPTPLGEVLPPVSSPHAHRGYEPTAAMAKYVKVLYDFTARNANELSVLKDEVLEVLEDGHQWWKLRTRSGQAGYVPHNILAETRPEDLGAPQEQAGMKYWGPTSPTHKLPPTFAGNKDELIHQMDEVNDELIKKISYIKAQPPQRHFRVERSQPVHLPLTYESGPEEVRAWLEAKAFSSRIVDNLGILTGPQLFSLNKEELKKVCGEEGIRVYSQLTVQKAVLEKQQGGSELEELMNKFHSKNQRRMEEDS